A segment of the Geminocystis sp. M7585_C2015_104 genome:
ACGAAAACACTGGAAATGATAACCACTGCCAGTTTTATGTTTTTCTTGGAGGCGTCCTTAATGATGTTTTCGTCGATGGGAGTTAAAACTTGCCAGGGGAACAAGGCAGTATATAACTGGAATCGCAAGTTCTCCATGGAGGTTAAAAGTCTGGTGAGTTTTTGATTAGCTATTTGTGATTCCCTCAAAAGTTGGCTGTATTCCCTGTTAGTGGTGGAGAAGTCACTAGTGTTTCGATTTAGTTTTTCCAGTGCCTCTGCTAGTCCTCTGTCCTTGGCTTGTAACACTTGAATCTGATTGTTGACATCGAAAAACTGTTGGACTGCTTCCAGCCGGTTTTGGGGAATTGAAACAAGAAAGTCCAAGGACAAATTTTCTGGGGGGTTTTTTAGTATTTTGTCTGTTTCTATTTGCAGCAAAGATACCAATTGATCTCTTCTTAGGCTTAGCTCCTTGACAGCAGGGTGTTCGCTGCCAAGCTTGACTGTCTCCAAGGCCAGCTGAGTCTCGGTTTCTCTCAGGCGCGAGATCAGTTGAAGGTAATAGGGTTGTCTGTTGAGAAGGGTTACTATGTCCACCTGTTGGGGAGTCAATTGAATTTTCTTTTGTAGTTCCCGGGAAAGTTTTCTTAGTCCTTCCAACTCCACTTTTACTTTTTCTCTTTCTCCTTGGATGAATGCCAGTTGTGCCTGAAAAGCATTTCCCTGGAGGTTTGGGGTCATTACGCCTCTACTTTTTTGAAATTTTTCTAATTCAAAGTCCCATTT
Coding sequences within it:
- a CDS encoding capsular biosynthesis protein — translated: AELFRAIRRKGLLIIATTLAVAIPSSVWILSQPPLYEGKVEILVEPPNQRSESSIVVAGRGLGGPRSNLDYDSQIRVLKSPVILTPIVQSIQSKYPEVLLYPPADKKDKKKEGLTEAIKIKRGAKDTRILEVSYKSESKEKVLFVLRHTIRGYLQYQKKEHIDSLSRQIDFTEREIKKARAEVAKWDFELEKFQKSRGVMTPNLQGNAFQAQLAFIQGEREKVKVELEGLRKLSRELQKKIQLTPQQVDIVTLLNRQPYYLQLISRLRETETQLALETVKLGSEHPAVKELSLRRDQLVSLLQIETDKILKNPPENLSLDFLVSIPQNRLEAVQQFFDVNNQIQVLQAKDRGLAEALEKLNRNTSDFSTTNREYSQLLRESQIANQKLTRLLTSMENLRFQLYTALFPWQVLTPIDENIIKDASKKNIKLAVVIISSVFVSLFIGLLLEFSDKRFRSLEEIKNTIRLPLLGTCPYNKNLAVLFPGNHKKARKKGLISPQTL